The following coding sequences are from one Frigoribacterium sp. Leaf415 window:
- the aceE gene encoding pyruvate dehydrogenase (acetyl-transferring), homodimeric type, with the protein MTVNDQDPYTVDKADRDPEETAEWRESLDALVKAQGHERAREIMKSLLTRSSELHLGVPMVPKTDYVNTIAPEDEPEFPGDEELERRYRKWVRWNAAITVHRAQRPGISVGGHISTYASSAALYEVGNNHFFRGQDHSGGGDQVFFQGHASPGMYARAYLEGRLGTDQLDGFRQEKSHASGGLSSYPHPRLMPEFWQFPTVSMGLGPINAIYQAQVAKYLTNRGIKDASDQQVWAFLGDGEMDEVESRGQLQVAANEGLDNLNFIINCNLQRLDGPVRGNGKIIQELESFFRGAGWNVIKVVWGREWDSLLANDSSGALLNLMNTTPDGDFQTYKAESGGYVRDNFFGRDPRALELVADYSDDDIWNLKRGGHDYRKVYAAFKAATEHKGQPTVILAKTVKGYGLGKSFEGRNATHQMKKLTLDNLKQFRDELRIPISDAQLDENPYLPPYYHPGQDDDAIQYMQERRRALGGYVPERRSKYTQIAVPEAKTYDVVKKGSGKQEVATTMAFARLLKDLLRSPDFGHRIVPIIPDEARTFGMDAYFPTSKIYNPNGQHYTSVDRELLLAYKESPQGQIIHVGINEAGAFAAFTAVGTSYSTQGEPLIPVYVFYSMFGFQRTGDAMWAAGDQMARGFIIGATAGRTTLTGEGLQHADGHSPLLASTNPAVVSFDPAFGYELGHIVKSGMDRMYGTDEHGNASHSDPNVMYYITVYNEPMAQPVEPEGLDVDGVVRGIYKLKDAENLGPRAQLLASGVGVPWALEAQQLLADDWNVAADVWSVTSWTELRRDGLAAEEHNFLHPNDEPKTPYVTEKLKDSEGPFIATSDFMAAVPDQIREYVPGDYLTLGADGFGFSDTRAAARRFFKIDGPSVVVRTLQALARRGEVDPGVVQQAIDRYQLHDVTAGTSGTAGGEA; encoded by the coding sequence GTGACGGTTAACGATCAGGACCCGTACACGGTCGACAAGGCCGATCGCGATCCCGAAGAGACCGCCGAGTGGCGCGAGTCGCTCGACGCTCTCGTGAAGGCGCAGGGTCACGAACGTGCCCGCGAGATCATGAAGAGCCTGCTCACCCGGTCGAGCGAGCTGCACCTGGGCGTGCCGATGGTCCCCAAGACGGACTACGTCAACACGATCGCCCCCGAAGACGAGCCCGAGTTCCCCGGTGACGAAGAGCTCGAGCGCCGCTACCGCAAGTGGGTCCGCTGGAACGCGGCGATCACCGTGCACCGCGCTCAGCGCCCCGGCATCTCCGTCGGCGGACACATCTCGACCTACGCCTCGTCGGCCGCTCTGTACGAGGTCGGCAACAACCACTTCTTCCGCGGTCAGGACCACTCCGGCGGCGGCGACCAGGTGTTCTTCCAGGGCCACGCCTCCCCCGGCATGTACGCGCGCGCCTACCTCGAGGGCCGTCTCGGCACCGACCAGCTCGACGGCTTCCGCCAAGAGAAGTCGCACGCCTCCGGCGGACTCAGCTCGTACCCGCACCCGCGCCTCATGCCCGAGTTCTGGCAGTTCCCGACCGTGTCGATGGGCCTCGGGCCGATCAACGCGATCTACCAGGCACAGGTCGCCAAGTACCTGACGAACCGCGGCATCAAGGACGCCAGCGACCAGCAGGTCTGGGCGTTCCTCGGCGACGGTGAGATGGACGAGGTCGAGAGCCGCGGTCAGCTGCAGGTGGCGGCCAACGAGGGCCTCGACAACCTCAACTTCATCATCAACTGCAACCTGCAGCGCCTCGACGGCCCGGTGCGCGGCAACGGCAAGATCATCCAAGAGCTCGAGTCGTTCTTCCGCGGCGCGGGCTGGAACGTCATCAAGGTCGTCTGGGGTCGCGAGTGGGACTCCCTGCTCGCGAACGACTCGAGCGGCGCGCTGCTCAACCTCATGAACACCACGCCCGACGGCGACTTCCAGACCTACAAGGCCGAGAGCGGCGGTTACGTCCGCGACAACTTCTTCGGCCGCGACCCGCGCGCCCTCGAGCTCGTCGCGGACTACTCCGACGACGACATCTGGAACCTCAAGCGCGGTGGCCACGACTACCGCAAGGTCTACGCCGCGTTCAAGGCCGCGACCGAACACAAGGGCCAACCGACGGTCATCCTCGCCAAGACGGTCAAGGGCTACGGCCTCGGGAAGTCCTTCGAGGGCCGCAACGCGACCCACCAGATGAAGAAGCTGACGCTCGACAACCTCAAGCAGTTCCGCGACGAGCTCCGCATCCCGATCAGCGACGCCCAGCTCGACGAGAACCCCTACCTGCCGCCGTACTACCACCCCGGTCAGGACGACGACGCGATCCAGTACATGCAGGAGCGTCGTCGTGCGCTCGGCGGCTACGTGCCCGAGCGCCGCAGCAAGTACACGCAGATCGCCGTCCCCGAGGCGAAGACGTACGACGTCGTCAAGAAGGGCTCGGGCAAGCAAGAGGTCGCCACCACGATGGCGTTCGCCCGCCTGCTGAAAGACCTGTTGCGCTCGCCCGACTTCGGCCACCGCATCGTGCCGATCATCCCCGACGAGGCCCGCACCTTCGGCATGGACGCCTACTTCCCGACGTCCAAGATCTACAACCCGAACGGCCAGCACTACACGTCGGTCGACCGCGAACTGCTGCTCGCCTACAAGGAGAGCCCGCAGGGCCAGATCATCCACGTCGGCATCAACGAGGCCGGCGCGTTCGCGGCCTTCACCGCCGTCGGCACCTCGTACTCCACGCAGGGCGAACCGCTCATCCCGGTCTACGTCTTCTACTCGATGTTCGGGTTCCAGCGCACCGGCGACGCCATGTGGGCCGCCGGCGACCAGATGGCCCGCGGGTTCATCATCGGTGCCACGGCCGGTCGCACGACACTGACCGGCGAAGGCCTCCAGCACGCCGACGGCCACTCGCCGCTGCTCGCCTCGACGAACCCCGCGGTCGTCTCGTTCGACCCGGCCTTCGGCTACGAGCTCGGCCACATCGTCAAGTCGGGCATGGACCGCATGTACGGCACCGACGAGCACGGCAACGCCTCGCACTCCGACCCGAACGTCATGTACTACATCACCGTCTACAACGAGCCGATGGCCCAGCCCGTCGAGCCCGAGGGCCTCGACGTCGACGGTGTGGTGCGCGGCATCTACAAGCTCAAGGACGCCGAGAACCTGGGCCCCCGTGCCCAGCTGCTCGCGTCGGGCGTCGGTGTGCCGTGGGCGCTCGAGGCCCAGCAGCTGCTCGCCGACGACTGGAACGTCGCGGCCGACGTCTGGAGCGTCACCAGCTGGACCGAACTGCGCCGCGACGGCCTGGCCGCGGAAGAGCACAACTTCCTGCACCCGAACGACGAGCCGAAGACGCCCTACGTCACCGAGAAGCTCAAGGATTCCGAGGGTCCGTTCATCGCCACCAGCGATTTCATGGCGGCAGTGCCCGACCAGATCCGCGAGTACGTGCCCGGGGACTACCTGACGCTCGGTGCCGACGGCTTCGGCTTCAGCGACACCCGTGCCGCGGCTCGCCGGTTCTTCAAGATCGACGGCCCGTCGGTCGTCGTCCGCACCCTGCAGGCCCTGGCCCGCCGGGGCGAGGTCGACCCGGGCGTCGTCCAGCAGGCCATCGATCGCTACCAGCTGCACGACGTCACCGCCGGCACCAGCGGCACCGCCGGCGGGGAGGCCTGA
- a CDS encoding peroxiredoxin gives MALENAIQAPDFDLPNQFGERVRLSDFRGVKPVALVFFPLAFSSTCTKELCTLRDNLAMFQDHRVELLVVSVDSKATLRAFAEEKGYDFTLLADFWPHGEVSKEYGVFLENKGFATRTTFLIDVDGVIREHFGTEPGQERSLADYRAALDLLVPVTA, from the coding sequence ATGGCTCTGGAGAACGCCATCCAGGCTCCCGACTTCGACCTGCCGAACCAGTTCGGCGAGCGAGTGCGGTTGAGCGACTTCCGGGGCGTCAAGCCCGTGGCCCTGGTGTTCTTCCCCCTGGCGTTCAGCAGCACCTGCACCAAAGAGCTCTGCACGTTGCGCGACAACCTCGCGATGTTCCAGGACCACCGCGTCGAACTGCTGGTCGTCTCCGTCGACTCGAAGGCGACGCTTCGCGCTTTCGCCGAGGAGAAGGGCTACGACTTCACCCTGCTCGCGGACTTCTGGCCGCACGGCGAGGTCTCGAAGGAGTACGGCGTCTTCCTCGAGAACAAGGGCTTCGCGACCCGCACGACCTTCCTGATCGACGTCGACGGCGTCATCCGCGAGCACTTCGGCACCGAGCCCGGCCAGGAGCGTTCGCTCGCCGACTACCGCGCCGCGCTCGACCTGCTCGTCCCCGTCACGGCCTGA
- a CDS encoding alpha/beta hydrolase fold domain-containing protein, translated as MTTRLTRMLSRASRTSRDTVRVPLAARLVLPRAAVPVFLRATGANRTFVTEAGARRRIRRASLRPAPYGPPAVLRGDVRVDVEQRGGWPVYTIRRRDGASRGTVVYAHGGGWVGEIVSQHWHLVAQLAAEARTTVVLPIYPLVPYGTAEEARVGILDLVASADGPVALAGDSAGGQIVLSAALSLRVAGVVVARTVLIAPALDLTWSNPRIPEVQPTDPWLGTPGGRVLAEHWRGELDLRDPVVSPLFGDLAGLGPVTVFTGTRDVLNPDAHLLRDRAAAAGVELEWHEGEGDVHAYPLLPTRSGRAARAQIVRTLRRSLAT; from the coding sequence GTGACCACGCGCCTCACTCGGATGCTCTCCCGCGCCTCCCGCACCTCCCGCGACACCGTCCGGGTGCCGCTCGCCGCGAGGCTCGTCCTGCCACGGGCGGCGGTCCCGGTGTTCCTCCGGGCGACCGGGGCGAACCGCACCTTCGTCACCGAGGCCGGGGCGCGTCGGCGCATCCGACGAGCGTCCCTCCGCCCGGCACCGTACGGCCCGCCTGCCGTCCTCCGGGGCGACGTCCGGGTCGACGTCGAGCAGCGCGGCGGCTGGCCCGTCTACACGATCAGGCGGCGGGACGGCGCGTCGCGCGGCACCGTCGTCTACGCCCACGGCGGCGGCTGGGTGGGCGAGATCGTGTCGCAGCACTGGCACCTCGTCGCCCAGCTCGCCGCCGAGGCCCGCACGACGGTCGTCCTGCCGATCTACCCGCTGGTCCCGTACGGGACGGCTGAGGAGGCGCGGGTCGGCATCCTCGACCTGGTCGCCTCGGCAGACGGTCCGGTCGCCCTCGCGGGGGACTCGGCCGGCGGTCAGATCGTACTGTCGGCCGCCCTGTCGTTGCGTGTCGCGGGCGTCGTCGTCGCCCGGACGGTGCTGATCGCCCCGGCACTCGACCTCACCTGGAGCAACCCCCGCATCCCCGAGGTGCAGCCGACCGACCCGTGGCTCGGGACGCCCGGCGGACGCGTGCTCGCCGAGCACTGGCGGGGCGAGCTCGACCTGCGCGACCCCGTCGTCAGCCCCCTGTTCGGCGACCTCGCGGGGCTGGGCCCGGTGACGGTGTTCACGGGGACGCGAGACGTCCTGAACCCCGACGCGCACCTCCTTCGCGACCGTGCCGCGGCGGCCGGCGTCGAGCTCGAGTGGCACGAAGGGGAGGGCGACGTGCACGCCTACCCGCTGCTGCCCACCCGATCGGGTCGTGCCGCCCGCGCGCAGATCGTCCGCACGCTCCGCCGCTCGCTCGCGACCTGA
- a CDS encoding GlsB/YeaQ/YmgE family stress response membrane protein translates to MIGLIISLLVVGLIAGFIARAVVPGRQSLSIAMTILLGIIGSFVGGFLGFLLFQHDPTDGFFQPAGIIGSIIGAIVVLVIWVTVSGRRSAARR, encoded by the coding sequence ATGATCGGTCTCATCATCAGCTTGCTCGTCGTCGGCCTCATCGCAGGGTTCATCGCCCGCGCGGTCGTCCCGGGTCGCCAGAGCCTCTCGATCGCCATGACGATCCTGCTGGGCATCATCGGTTCGTTCGTCGGAGGGTTCCTCGGGTTCCTGCTGTTCCAGCACGACCCGACGGACGGCTTCTTCCAGCCCGCCGGCATCATCGGCTCGATCATCGGCGCCATCGTCGTCCTCGTGATCTGGGTCACCGTCTCGGGTCGCCGCAGCGCCGCTCGCCGCTGA
- a CDS encoding response regulator transcription factor translates to MPLAPTRSITVALVDDYDVVLAGLAHMFDRYRDRVVVAEIDATTSLSDRVDVVLYDSFAQPESDHHELAELVANPAAGKVVVYTWNFHPELVEAALAQGVHGYLSKTLAARELVEALEAVHRGEQVVSEVRGRAPSAPGLDWPGRREGITDRESEILALITQGKSNAEVAALTYLSPNTVKSYIRSVYRRIGATSRTQAVLWGVQNGFRPDHHRIDHWLGGP, encoded by the coding sequence ATGCCCCTCGCTCCGACCCGGTCGATCACCGTCGCACTCGTCGACGACTACGACGTCGTGCTCGCCGGTCTCGCCCACATGTTCGACCGCTACCGCGACCGGGTCGTCGTCGCCGAGATCGACGCCACGACGTCCCTGTCCGACCGGGTCGACGTCGTCCTCTACGACTCGTTCGCGCAGCCGGAGTCCGACCACCACGAGCTCGCCGAACTGGTCGCCAACCCGGCGGCCGGCAAGGTCGTCGTCTACACCTGGAACTTCCACCCCGAGCTCGTCGAGGCGGCTCTCGCGCAGGGCGTGCACGGGTACCTGTCGAAGACCCTCGCCGCCCGCGAGCTCGTGGAGGCGCTCGAAGCGGTCCATCGCGGAGAGCAGGTCGTCAGCGAGGTGCGGGGGCGCGCACCGAGCGCGCCGGGCCTCGACTGGCCCGGCCGCCGCGAGGGCATCACCGACCGTGAGTCCGAGATCCTGGCCCTGATCACCCAGGGTAAGAGCAACGCCGAGGTCGCGGCGCTGACCTACCTCAGCCCGAACACGGTCAAGTCCTACATCCGATCGGTCTACCGGAGGATCGGCGCGACGAGCCGGACGCAGGCCGTGCTGTGGGGCGTCCAGAACGGCTTCCGCCCGGACCACCACCGCATCGACCATTGGCTCGGCGGCCCGTAG